A window of Vigna unguiculata cultivar IT97K-499-35 chromosome 4, ASM411807v1, whole genome shotgun sequence contains these coding sequences:
- the LOC114181271 gene encoding putative septum site-determining protein minD homolog, chloroplastic, whose protein sequence is MPPLHILPGATLFPNPLPRHPSKTLTPKPRPPSALLQWNRKPELSGTTPRVTVITSGKGGVGKTTTTANIGLSLARFGFSVVAIDADVGLRNLDLLLGLENRVNYTVIEVLNGDCRLDQALVRDKRWSNFELLCISKPRSKLPLGFGGKALTWLVDALKARPGGSPDFILIDCPAGIDAGFITAITPANEAVLITTPDITSLRDADRVTGLLECDGIRDIKMVVNRVRTDMIKGEDMMSVLDVQEMLGLPLLGVIPEDSEVIRSTNRGYPLVLNKPPTLAGLAFEQAAWRLVEQDSMQAVVVEEQPKRGFFSFFGG, encoded by the coding sequence atGCCACCACTCCACATTCTCCCCGGCGCCACCCTCTTCCCCAACCCTCTCCCCCGCCACCCctccaaaaccctaacccccaAACCCCGTCCCCCCTCCGCCCTTCTCCAGTGGAACCGGAAGCCCGAGCTCTCGGGCACCACTCCGCGCGTCACCGTCATCACCTCCGGCAAGGGCGGTGTGGGAAAGACCACCACCACGGCCAACATTGGCCTGTCCCTCGCCCGCTTCGGCTTCTCCGTGGTGGCCATTGACGCCGACGTTGGCCTCCGCAACCTCGACCTCCTCCTCGGCCTCGAGAATCGCGTCAACTACACCGTCATCGAGGTTCTCAACGGCGACTGTCGCTTAGACCAAGCCCTCGTTCGTGACAAGCGCTGGTCCAATTTCGAACTCCTCTGCATCTCCAAGCCCCGCTCCAAACTCCCCCTCGGCTTCGGCGGCAAGGCCCTCACGTGGCTCGTTGACGCGCTCAAGGCGCGTCCAGGCGGCTCCCCGGACTTCATCCTCATCGATTGCCCCGCCGGCATAGACGCCGGCTTCATCACCGCCATCACGCCCGCCAACGAGGCTGTCCTCATCACCACGCCCGACATCACCAGCCTCCGCGACGCCGACCGCGTCACCGGCCTCCTCGAGTGCGACGGCATCAGGGACATCAAGATGGTTGTGAACCGGGTTCGCACCGACATGATTAAGGGCGAGGACATGATGTCGGTGTTGGATGTGCAAGAGATGCTGGGGTTGCCTCTTCTTGGGGTTATACCCGAGGACAGTGAGGTTATCAGGAGCACCAATAGAGGGTACCCTCTTGTGCTCAACAAGCCTCCAACTTTGGCTGGTTTGGCCTTTGAGCAAGCAGCGTGGAGGCTCGTGGAGCAGGATAGCATGCAGGCCGTGGTGGTGGAGGAGCAACCTAAACGTgggttcttctccttttttgGTGGGTAg